Proteins co-encoded in one Nicotiana sylvestris chromosome 7, ASM39365v2, whole genome shotgun sequence genomic window:
- the LOC104224789 gene encoding actin-depolymerizing factor 1 translates to MANAASGMAVHDDCKLRFLELKAKRTHRFIVFKIEEKQKQVVVEKVGEPTESYEDFAASLPDNECRYAVYDFDFVTAENCQKSRIFFIAWSPDTSRVRSKMIYASSKDRFKRELDGIQVELQATDPTEMGLDVIKSRAN, encoded by the exons ATG GCTAATGCAGCGTCTGGAATGGCTGTGCACGATGACTGCAAGTTAAGGTTCTTGGAGCTGAAAGCCAAAAGGACTCACCGCTTTATCGTTTTTAAGATAGAAGAGAAACAAAAGCAGGTTGTGGTTGAAAAGGTTGGTGAGCCAACCGAAAGCTATGAGGATTTCGCTGCAAGTCTTCCTGATAATGAATGTAGATATGCTGTCTACGATTTTGACTTTGTCACTGCCGAGAATTGCCAGAAAAGCAGGATCTTTTTCATTGCATG GTCCCCTGACACGTCGAGGGTGAGAAGCAAGATGATCTACGCCAGTTCAAAGGACAGATTCAAGAGAGAGCTCGACGGAATTCAGGTCGAGTTGCAAGCAACCGACCCAACTGAAATGGGACTTGATGTTATTAAGAGCCGCGCCAACTAG
- the LOC138873975 gene encoding uncharacterized protein: MGTWKSSGAASGMWTVTVNCIKEAARAVLGVTKCSSGGRKWDWWWSTEVQGKVEAKKVAYLHQLESVDKEEKKTNSECYKIAKKEAKLAVIMAKTVAFEHCMKNLEENEGIRSCTD, translated from the coding sequence ATGGGAACATGGAAGAGTAGTGGGGCCGCGAGTGGTATGTGGACAGTGACTGTGAATTGCATTAAGGAGGCTGCTAGAGCGGTATTGGGGGTCACGAAGTGCTCGTCTGGTGGCCGCAAATGGGACTGGTGGTGGAGTACTGAGGTTCAAGGCAAAGTGGAAGCCAAGAAAGTGGCATATCTGCACCAGTTGGAGAGTGTGGACAAGGAGGAAAAGAAGACGAATAGTGAGTGTTATAAGATAGCTAAGAAGGAAGCGAAGTTAGCGGTTATAATGGCCAAGACTGTTGCGTTTGAACATTGTATGAAGAATTTGGAGGAAAATGAGGGGATAAGAAGTTGTACAGACTAG